The following coding sequences are from one Streptomyces angustmyceticus window:
- a CDS encoding indole-3-glycerol phosphate synthase has product MFTSVLMIEKPLTPADVEFVTTLHGDDRISFFVLMQPRGKQDLLLRAIDDVALGEFDDAVREGEEPGGDRAEAPAEVALAHTLQALRDTGAEAVGRVVEDHPLDLLRSVVDETGADEVIVLTTPHFVEEFFHRDWASRARHKVGVPVLKLFSHAADDQPQGTAGG; this is encoded by the coding sequence GTGTTCACGAGCGTATTGATGATCGAGAAGCCACTGACGCCCGCCGATGTGGAGTTTGTGACCACCCTCCACGGCGATGACCGGATCTCGTTCTTCGTGCTCATGCAGCCTCGCGGCAAGCAGGATCTTCTGCTACGGGCCATCGACGACGTCGCCCTCGGGGAGTTCGACGACGCCGTACGGGAGGGCGAGGAGCCGGGCGGCGACCGGGCGGAGGCCCCCGCCGAGGTCGCCCTCGCCCACACCCTGCAGGCGCTGCGCGACACCGGCGCGGAGGCCGTCGGCCGGGTGGTCGAGGACCATCCGCTGGACCTGCTGCGCTCCGTCGTCGACGAGACCGGGGCGGACGAGGTGATCGTGCTGACCACCCCGCACTTCGTGGAGGAGTTCTTCCACCGTGACTGGGCCTCCCGCGCCCGCCACAAGGTCGGTGTCCCGGTCCTCAAGCTGTTCTCCCACGCGGCGGACGACCAGCCCCAGGGGACCGCCGGAGGCTGA
- a CDS encoding ABC transporter ATP-binding protein, protein MSLELTDVTLTYPDGEARLTALDEVSLTVPAGCLTAVIGPSGSGKSSLLAVAATLISPDRGRVVIDGTDTAGLGRAARTALRRTAVGTVFQQPNLLPSLTAAEQLQVMAHLDGRPARTARARARELLAAVGLDGQADRRPHQLSGGQRQRVNIARALMNEPAVLLVDEPTSALDHERGAAVLELLVTLTRQRGTATVLVTHDPAHLASADAVAEVRDGRLRPRAAPRP, encoded by the coding sequence ATGAGCCTCGAACTGACCGATGTCACCCTGACCTACCCCGACGGCGAGGCGCGGCTGACGGCGCTGGACGAGGTGTCGCTGACCGTGCCCGCCGGCTGTCTGACCGCGGTGATCGGCCCGTCCGGTTCCGGCAAGTCCAGCCTGCTCGCGGTCGCCGCCACGCTGATCTCCCCGGACCGCGGGCGGGTGGTGATCGACGGCACCGACACCGCGGGGCTCGGCCGGGCCGCGCGCACCGCGCTGCGCCGCACCGCCGTCGGCACGGTCTTCCAGCAGCCGAATCTGCTGCCGTCGCTGACCGCCGCCGAACAGCTGCAGGTGATGGCCCACCTGGACGGCCGGCCGGCCCGTACGGCGCGGGCGCGGGCCCGGGAGCTGCTGGCCGCGGTCGGCCTGGACGGGCAGGCCGACCGGCGGCCGCACCAGCTGTCGGGCGGTCAGCGCCAGCGGGTCAACATCGCGCGGGCGCTGATGAACGAGCCCGCGGTGCTGCTGGTGGACGAACCGACCAGCGCCCTGGACCACGAACGGGGCGCCGCGGTGCTGGAACTGCTGGTCACCCTCACCCGGCAGCGCGGGACCGCGACGGTGCTGGTCACCCATGACCCGGCGCATCTGGCGTCGGCGGACGCGGTAGCCGAGGTGCGCGACGGCCGGCTCCGCCCCCGGGCGGCCCCCCGCCCGTGA